From Pirellulales bacterium:
GCCCCAGCCACCGGCAGCACTACTTGGCGTCGTCTGCGGATTGCTCGCTTTCCTTTGCCGGCACGGGCTCGCTCGGCGCCGCGTGCTCGGCGCTGCCGTGCGCGCCTTCATGATGGACCGCTTCCAGCGAGGCGCCTTTCATCAGCTTCACGTCGGATTCACGGCCGATGTGCTCCTTGCGCTCCTCCGAATAGCGGCCGTGATAGCCGAACAGGCCGTTCATGCGGGCCCCGATGTCGGGCACCAGCGCCAGGCAGAGAAACACCGACATGATCGACGCCGGGATCGTCAACACGTATTTCCAGTTGGCCTCGTACTTCACGTGCATGAAGAACAAGATCACCAGCATCGCCTTGGTGCAGGAGACGGCGGTCATGAACATCCTGCCGACCGCCGGGGTATCGTGCCAGGGCCAGTAGCGGGAGTACGTGAAGAACGACATCGTCGTCAGCACGCACAGCGCGAGAAAGACGTAGAT
This genomic window contains:
- a CDS encoding cytochrome C oxidase subunit IV family protein, encoding MSHAATHHDHAGHDDHGGIAKYIYVFLALCVLTTMSFFTYSRYWPWHDTPAVGRMFMTAVSCTKAMLVILFFMHVKYEANWKYVLTIPASIMSVFLCLALVPDIGARMNGLFGYHGRYSEERKEHIGRESDVKLMKGASLEAVHHEGAHGSAEHAAPSEPVPAKESEQSADDAK